The Aedes albopictus strain Foshan chromosome 2, AalbF5, whole genome shotgun sequence region ttccaccaaaaggctgtgctagtgagctaacaaactttgtttttcaaatatatcaggaaaatttgcaaaaaattgcaacgaaatttcaatctcatatatctcatgatcctgattacttagagagttggtgtcttcgacaaagttgtttggctggtcaaggactaaccgataataaaacttaagattcaaaattccaccgctaggcggtgctaccCGAATAGAAAATTATGGTTCATGGTATTGTGCATATTATAAGATATTCATTTGTGGAATAATTACGATAAATATAATAATATATTTATGATTGAATGATTCAAGTCTTAGAAATTAGATCATTCAATACCTTTCAATAACCGCAGTATTAATGATAACGATTCCTTCTATGATTCATGAATAATTTTCAATAATTGGATTTCCATGAGTTCGCTGACCGTAATCAATAGTTAATGCTTTTTGACTGCACTTAGACCGTATAGTCATAACCGAAACGCAAATATGGTCAATTATAACAAGCATACCTTGTAATCCTAGTCAAATCCGTGGTCTAACTCGTCAGCAAGCCCGTCagtgcttgaaaaaaatattcctgaTGACCGATTCCCAATCACCAATACTCGAGCCAACACTATCACGCTACCACGATTTTGTGAAGAACATGGGAAACATTACATGCCACAGGTGGTAGATGTATTCCCGTGCACATCCTCCGTCCATCCGTCGTCACTGCGCTGTGAATATCGGCTCCGGCATGGATTTTCTCTGGGGTTCAAGTTACTAAATCGATGGATCAAAGAATTTTCCTGCGTAGATTTTTTTGTCCTTCGCGCCTTCACAACATTACTGCATTTCGATCAACTGCGAGCACAGATTCTGTTTGGTGTCGTGCGTAAACACCACCGAGAAACTATCAACACCGATTGatcaggttcgattcccgatccttcAAATAAAAAACGCCGTCGAAGTAAACAATGATTCACATAATCGTCACCAAACTTGACAGTGTCCGACAActgcccgcaggggtgtgcttttttcctgtcggtaaagtagatttggtgaaatatttctgttttgtttttattatttgtcGTATCGTAAAATAGATGATACAGTGATTATAACATGTTTGATtctgcaaaatttttgttcgagaaatcgggcatttttgaatggtaacgatacttaacaacccattcggcctATCATCAAAACTCCCGGAATGATAAATGCTATCATCAAAACGATTGGTCTTATCATCGATGTATAATCCACTTTATGATAGCACAAACAATTACTAAGGCATACGCTGTACAATTATTGTATCATACCATTTTATTCGGGTAGTGagttagcaaattttgtttttcataaatatcaggaaaatttgcaaaaaattgcaactagcgccgcctagctgcagaaacttgaaccaaacggtaattattctgaaagcccttgatataccaaacaattttgccgaagacaccatcattctaaagaatcagagtactgagatatgtgaaatgtaaaatttgtttgctctcttgcgccgcctagcgctgaaatcacgaatcatacggcccatattgtGAAAGCCcatgaccagccaaacaactttgccgaagaaaccaactctctaagtaatcaggatcctgagatatattggatggaaattttgtcagtgttgcatctgcttgtctatgatattatcacataaatcacagacaaatagatatgtgacactaacgaaatttcaatctcatatatctcatgatcctgattacttagagagttggtgtcttcggcaaagttgtttggctggtcaaggactaaccgataataaggcttgagattcaaaattctaccgctaggcggcgctagagagcaaacaaattttaaatttcgcatatctcagcatcctgattttgtagaaagatggtgtcttcggcaatattgtttagtagatcatgggctttcagaataattaccgtttggttcaagtttctgcagctaggcggcgctagttgcagtttttttgcaaattttcctgaaatttatgaaaaacaaaatttgttaactcactagcaccgcctagcggtggaattttgaatcttaagttttattatcggttagtccttgaccagccaaacaactttgccgaagacaccaactctctaagtaatcaggatcatgagatatatgagattgaaatttcgttagtgtcacatatctatttgtctgtgatttatgtgatatcttatgccgtttttctttattatccagttccaacctgggttggaactggatcagatcacagtttcaaccccaacccgacttcggtttcgcttgtactaaagtttgtttgacgttgtttgtttacacattttccgccaatccagttccaacccaggttaaaaaagaaaaacggcattagataagcagatgcatttgctactagacggcgtaatagtactttcatactccctgtggtagacacagtattgcactggaagcacgactgagtgcgcactcaacgaatttttgtgtgcacattttctgtgcgcacagaatgtgcacgcagaaactgaaaaacatgcttgttctatcatttgtatgagcactcattttgagtgtgccgctgatggatgccagagagtgagcggctggtttgtgtgtgaaaaaagttgcgtagttcaccctcgctctcgttggaagtcgtgtgtagagtgtatgttttttcTTCTctcgtttcgcactgaggagcatgccatctctgtcacccggtgtacgccttattgtgagtctttctaaaattttcttagcgtgggttggtcccccgagtgagtccgttgttgacatcgtatcaaggcttggccgtttttgagagagagaattctcgctctcggcgctcgggccgagagccgctccgaaaattttcggttgtcggccctttaaacgagaggaccaacaaatgaaaacaaaattttaccgttgctggcccatttggagcacgggctaatgaatgattgggaaaaaaagcaatgatcggccgttttgaaggtggggtttattctgataagagtaacggttaggcgggtgatgtttgcacagtatgttactgttggggaatgctatggaaaggtatcaaaatcgatttgtttacattttagggataggcccttttcaaatgtaacgcgagagttgtgctcattctgcgaatggagtgacgtgagaaaagtcggagtcgtatatttgtgctcattctgcgaatggagtgacgtgagaaaagtcggagtcgtatatcgagatgaggaatccactctcgaataaagtgactcgccgtgtaaatcaaatggagagtcacctcattcgagtcgagatttctcacctcgatatacgactccgacttttctcacgtcactccattcgcagaatgagcacaattgagatgaggaatccactctcgaatgaagtgactcgccgtgtaaatcaaatagagagtcacctcattcgagtcgagatttctcacctcgatatacgactccgacttttctcacgtcactccattcgcagaatgagcacaagtgatgacgtcagcgtgcaagcgctcatgcagtgaaaaatcatgatcgcggaggtggataaatccgaggaatccgatcacgtgagtgagaaatttgatgcctgtaacacaatcaatgaaaaaatcgagttatcttacgttaatcgattttgtttactagtttccatgactacaatgcaaaagaaaagaaaataacaagtgtttgacatcttatgttatgcaagtacacatttttgaagattttcagaaataattgggttactttgataattttacatttacatttacatttatctacacaaaatttgctataaaataagggattgcgaattacaggaaaaatttcaaaatccttataaattgagcatttttgaaaaatttggcgaAAAAAGgcgatattttaacctttgtcaaatatataaaatcagctttgatgacctaaactccctccaaactttatttgcgagacccagaactatgattaactttgattgatgacttttatttcttttatttttcaactcatattagcattttttaataaaaataccaaaaatcgtccatttttcataaaaccgatgcgtgaaacctctaaatattttttgattgagttttcatgtatggaattattgttgctaggaccgtaatctatcattctaaaggtgaacaagttaactttttgacactttttctattttggaacACCCTATTGTATATATAACCTTGGAATAAAGCAGTAATTAACCCCTCTAGAGCTCTCTAgagcatcatcgattttcgacgaacttgaGACAAACGGAATGGGAGCTTGCACAGTTgagctcattctgcgaatggagtgacgtgagaaaagtcggagtcgtatatcgaggtgagaaatctcgactcgaatgaggtggctctccatttgatttacacggcgagtcacttcattcgagagtggattcctcatctcgatacacgactccgacttttctcacgtcactccattcgcagaatgagcacaagtgacgtcactttttatctccttctctttctctcctacggcgtCGGCCCATATCcgagtaaacattgccctcaaaattttgagggcaatgtttactttttgtatgagaatttgCGAGGTTATGTTTTTGGTGCAAGCCTCtatcagatgaatatgatgcaatagtttttagaattgtgctcattctgcgaatggagtgacgtgagaaaagtcggagtcgtatatcgaagtgaggaataccgtctcgaatgaagtgactccccgtgtaaatcaaatggagagtcacctcattcgagtcgagatttctcacctcgatatacgactccgacttttctcacgtcactccattcgcagaatgagcacatatGACTGTAATcctattaggtaaacccaactcccaactacttgttcCAATAGtgcaactattgataaacaatcaaaatactattgatttacaactaacattttttcgttgatttcgaaaaatttgaccaatttgcaataactttttttcaagcacttttttcggaaacgctttcttggcatagaaatagtcgttcaaagtcgtgaaaAGGAAAGGGTTAACATAAGCATAGGTACATCACTTGATAACAGAgttcttgtgcggcttcagagtgaaagtgtagctaattgactgtagatctcgttgcggaaatgttgattacctacggaagtacgtttggaaaatatgcgacaAGTGATACCTATTTTGATTTgctttgctgtgaggtgccgggaatcaacgtgggtgcccaagtagttcgaaaccctaaacCTCTAGCTCGTTGAGCACTGCCTTGGATTAGAAACAAAATATCAGTGAAGCTTCAGAATAACAAGCGCAGCCAATGCCGAGCTTTTTAAGTTTGAGTTGTTCCATATAAAGTTGAAATACCCTAGTCTTGGCGTGTTCGGATCGATTGCAAAGTCCgatataaattattcaaatattacagAACATATTATTAACCGCTCAACATAGAAACCTAACGACTTACCTGGTGTTCTACTTCTTCTTCGACTTGGCCATCTTCTTGCCGAGCGACTTCTTCTTCCGGGCCAAATTGCGCAACCGAGCGGTCTTCTCCTTCGCGAGCTTGGTCTCCTTCTGTATCCGCTGCTTGACGATCTGATCGGCCGACTTCAGACCCAGATCGCGCTGCTTCTTCTGATCCAGCTTGGCGTTGTGCCGTCCCCAGTGCGTATGCGGATAGTCGTTCTTCTGCACGGACACGGCGGCATCTTCGCCGTCGCTGGCATCACTGTCCTGCCGTTGGCGCGCCATCTGTTCGTCAACCTTGGTACGCTCCTTCCACTTGTCGTACCGACCGGTTTTGTACGAAGCCGCAATCCAGACGCCGTGTTCCGTGCGAATCTTGCCGGCCTTGGGATTGACCACGTTGACCATCTTCTTTTTCTTGCGATCCCACTTTTGCAACCGCTGATGGGACCGCTGATCTTCGGCCGTGTCTCCGATAACGGATAACTCGGCCGAATTGGCCTCCTTGGCGAAGCTGTTGATCGCATAACCGTCCTCCTCGACGTGATCCTTGGACTGATAGGCGATAAAGTTCTCATCATCTTTGATGGGTTTGCGTTTCTTTTTCCTCGGATGTTCTTCCTCGTCGTCTGGCACACTGGCTGCCGAGGCCTTTTTCTGCTCCTCCAGCTCCAGTTCCAGCAGTTTCTGTTTGTGTTTTTCGATTTTAATGGTATCTTTGCTGCGCTTCTCGGCCATCACCACCACCTCCTTGGCGTGGTTCTTGGGGTTCAGCTCGAAAATGGTCGACTGCGGCCGGTAGCTTTTCATCTGGGCGAGGAAACTACTGCGGAATTCATCCGGGTCCACAGTCGGTTGCTTTTTCTAGAAAAGATAATAAGGACGTAATTGTTAAATTGACTCAGACAAATCATGCGTGGAATTATGAACTCAATTCTTACCTGATCAGCAGCAGCCTTTTTCCCTTTCTTCTTCAGCTTGACGACCTTCTTGTCCTCGTTCAGCTTCTCCATCACCTTGCCGAAATCTTCCAGCACTTGCAGCTCCCCTATCTTGAACTGCTTAGCCTTCTTGTTGGCGCTGGCTGAAGCCGCCGGCCGAGTCACAATGTACTGCTTATATGCGTTGTTACTGATGCGGAACGCCGTGGCCAGATCGATGTGCTTGACGTAATCTAGTATCAGCTGATGTTCCGCTTCGACCATATCCGGTGGAGCCAATCCGATCCGGCGTGTGTCGTTCAGCACCAGCGGCCGCGTGAGGAACATGTGCAGGTCGATCATGTGCGCGATATCGTCGTTGGAGAAGATGTTGAAGGCGGTTCCACTGCGGCCAGCACGGGCACAACGACCCACCCGATGGACGAACAGCTTCGGTTTTCCCGGAAAGTGCACATTCACCACGTAGTCCAGCGAAGGAATGTCCAGTCCACGGGCGGCAATGTCTGTGACAACCAGGACGTTCACCTTCTTCATGGTGAACTTGGCCGTGTTGATCTTACGTGCCGAGGCGTCCAGACTCGAGAAGACGTAGGTGTTTGAAATTCCCGCTCGGGTCAGTATCTGAAAAGAAAAGATCATGTAAATTTACTAATGAGGCAGCGAGGCAGACCAACATTCCTAGGAACGGTAAAATAAATTCCTTGATTTCCTAGGACATATGTAGTACCTTCGTGCATGTCACACTATATTTATACATATGACTAAAATTATGTTACCATAATGTTCAATGACGTACCAAAGAAATCAACTCGACGTGATGCTGTGTGCCGGCGAACAGCACGGTTTGGGCCCCTTTAGGAATCACCTCCCGGAGCAAAATCAACAGGGTGGCATACCGTTCGTCCGGCCTACAGTAGATAAATTTCAAATCCAGCGCCTCCGGAATCTTCGATTCCACATCCAGTCGAATCAGCGTGGGATCGCTCAGGCCCGCCTTGGCAAAGTCCACCATCAGCTTGGGCAGTGTGGCACTAAACAACACCATCTGCCGCGCCTCCGGCAATCTCCGCAGTGTCTCCGTCAGCTGCTCACCGAATCCCATCTCGAACAAGCGATCCGCCTCGTCAAACACGCAGTACTGCACCGCCGACAGCTTCAGATCCATCTCCACACACAAGTGCAGGAACCGACCGGGTGTGGCCACAATTATATCCGGCAGCGTATGAATGGCCGCAAACTGCGAATCCATCGAGTCCCCTCCCAGCACCAGAATCGTCTTCAAGTCCGTGAACTTCCCGAGCTGCTTGATAAATTTAAACGTCTGAATGGCCAATTCTCTCGTCGGAGTCAAAATCAGCGCACGAGCACCACCGGACTTGATCTCCCGCTGCTTCAGCTTCTCAAACAACGGAATCAAAAAACAACCCGTCTTTCCCGATCCTGTCTTAGCCATAGCAACCACATCACGGCCCTCCAGAATCAGCGGCACGGTTTTACGCTGAATCGGTGTTGGCACCTTGTAGCCCATCTTCAGAATGGCCTTCAGGATCGGCATGCTCAGGCCCATGGCCTGAAATCCTCCGCCCTTCTTCTTCTTACCCTTCCGcgagtcgtcatcgtcgtcgaagTCCAGATCGGCATTTTCGATCGAAAACCCCGGAAGAACGTTCGGATCTTCCGTATCCATTACGTTTCGGATGGACCACTGCCACTAATGACACTTTATCAACTGGTTTTGGGAGTTTTTGCgggaaaacttgaaaaaaattgCGAAAATTCCCAAAAACGTGAAGAAACGCGACCGCTCGCTTCACCGGTAAACAAAAACACGTGTGGAAAGCTGGCTGACGTTTCGTGCTGCGGATTTTGTTATGTCGACTGCGATGGGTGGTGTCTTTTAGGTCGAGTATGAAAGGGGAGTGACACACGGCTATTACGGAAATTATGCGAAAGATCCGAAAGATAAATAATTCTGcatcaacatgtctaaagggtctaactcgttttgtaaacaaacattgtttctgtcgctgtagggtctatctcgttccacccacgcatctgggggctgttatcagaaagatcaaacttcgctctttctgataacgacccccagatgcgtgggtggatcgagatgagccctacagcgacagaaacaatgtttgtttacaaaacgagttagaccctttagacatgttgatgCAGTATTGTTTGCCGTGATTCCTAtgcgacctattcaaatcaaacgtCAGATTTATAGCCTAGGACATTGCTTTTTggctcttttgaagtttttgatatTTCGTGGCCTTTAAGAAATTCTatgcctcccggagttccttttgggatttcttctggacttttgtcaggaattgcttctgaaatttgttcagaaactccttcgtggatatcttcggaaacttcttccaggattcctcttggaatttattccggggagttcttctggaattctttcagaaactgcttccaggatttcttcagtaattctttccaggattcatctaggaactatTTAAtggtttcctctaagagttccacttggaattcctgcagatcttTCTGGTATTCTTCTgcaaatttattctggaattctttcagatcccgcatagaaaaatactattcatAGCATCGTTCATATTACACGATTTCCATTGGTGCAATAATAACTATACAAGGACTAATCATTTTAATATGATTGGAgttgaaaaatttcaacaattcagaATTGTTCAAGTATCATTGAACATATAATAATGATACGTTTAATAATATTTGAATAATATTTAATAATAGGATATACCAAAATTGCAGcgacaaaaatcatgtttttaactttttttcacTATATTTAGTATTTAACGGTTAAAAAAAGTCACTATAATTAGTATTTAACGGTTGGACAGTCGCGCTTTTTTGATCTCTTGTCGagtttcttgttttcgatcgctGCATGTGTAAAATGTACGGTGGACGAAAAAACACATTAGCGGTTGACTTCAGTGTTCTCCCAATTCGTCCTGAAATTGGGAAAGttcaagattttttggagaaggaAATAAGTCTTAAATATGCCGATGTCAGGAGCATACAGCTCCATCACATACGGAACTGTGTGCTCATTGAAATGGTTTCCACCGAAGTCGTGTGTCGCTACCAGTCAGATCATAATCTGAAGAGAACAATGGTTTGTAGCGGCAAAGCGTTTCGAATTCCGGTGCACGAAGATGGCGACGCTGTAACCGTAACCGTTCGAatacaaggggaatgacatatccttttctaaccggaatatccgcatttatccgtttctaaccgtcgctaaccgtgtctaaccgttggtcacttagcagctcgcttagcaacggttagcgacggttagaaacggataaatgcggatattccggttagaaaaggatatgtcattccccttgttcGAATACTGGATTTGTCTCCGTCGGTTAGTGACAAAGCCATAATCGACTCTATGCTGAAATTTGGGGAGGTAATCTCTATAAGGGAAGAAAAATGGAAGCATTATTTCCCCGGCATGTCGAACGGAGTACGGGTACTCCGTATGAACTTATTCCGCGATATTCCTCCAATCATTACGATACAAAATGAAACTACAATGGTCGTTTACCCAAACCAACCCAAATCACGAGGTCCATCCCAGCCGACAGAGAAGCGCACGGATTCATACACCGTTGACAATATTCCATCAGCAGCATCACCATCATTATCATCAGCCGATGGTTTGTTTGATCACACCGATTTCCCACAAATAAACCAGCAGCGCAAATCATCACCTACTCTACCGAGTGCACCATTACGCGtacctacactcagcgaaaaaactaacgaaattcatcaaaatagcttatgattttttgccataaatgattcttatggatgccataagcaTAACTTATGAAAACTAGTTTTCATAAGTTATCCTTATGGCATGACATAAGAAAATCTTATGAAAATGAATTTTCATAAGATTTCCCTCATGGCATTCATATAGCTCAATTATGGCAAGAATCTTATGAACTTCCTAAGATTTTTTATTTGCGTGTACGACTGAGGAAGGAAAACAGAACGACGACGGCTGGACCGACATTAA contains the following coding sequences:
- the LOC109409433 gene encoding ATP-dependent RNA helicase DDX54; amino-acid sequence: MDTEDPNVLPGFSIENADLDFDDDDDSRKGKKKKGGGFQAMGLSMPILKAILKMGYKVPTPIQRKTVPLILEGRDVVAMAKTGSGKTGCFLIPLFEKLKQREIKSGGARALILTPTRELAIQTFKFIKQLGKFTDLKTILVLGGDSMDSQFAAIHTLPDIIVATPGRFLHLCVEMDLKLSAVQYCVFDEADRLFEMGFGEQLTETLRRLPEARQMVLFSATLPKLMVDFAKAGLSDPTLIRLDVESKIPEALDLKFIYCRPDERYATLLILLREVIPKGAQTVLFAGTQHHVELISLILTRAGISNTYVFSSLDASARKINTAKFTMKKVNVLVVTDIAARGLDIPSLDYVVNVHFPGKPKLFVHRVGRCARAGRSGTAFNIFSNDDIAHMIDLHMFLTRPLVLNDTRRIGLAPPDMVEAEHQLILDYVKHIDLATAFRISNNAYKQYIVTRPAASASANKKAKQFKIGELQVLEDFGKVMEKLNEDKKVVKLKKKGKKAAADQKKQPTVDPDEFRSSFLAQMKSYRPQSTIFELNPKNHAKEVVVMAEKRSKDTIKIEKHKQKLLELELEEQKKASAASVPDDEEEHPRKKKRKPIKDDENFIAYQSKDHVEEDGYAINSFAKEANSAELSVIGDTAEDQRSHQRLQKWDRKKKKMVNVVNPKAGKIRTEHGVWIAASYKTGRYDKWKERTKVDEQMARQRQDSDASDGEDAAVSVQKNDYPHTHWGRHNAKLDQKKQRDLGLKSADQIVKQRIQKETKLAKEKTARLRNLARKKKSLGKKMAKSKKK